The following are from one region of the Synechococcus sp. CBW1108 genome:
- the bchI gene encoding magnesium chelatase ATPase subunit I, whose amino-acid sequence MTPVRKRRVFPFTQVVGQEEMKLALLLNVIDPRIGGVMIMGDRGTGKSTTIRALADLLPEIDVVAGDPYNSSPVDPDLQSAEVRARAEQGESLPVEPRQVPMVDLPLGATEDRLCGTIDIEKALSEGVRAFEPGLLAKANRGLLYVDEVNLLDDHLVDVLLDSAASGWNTVEREGVSVRHPARFVLIGSGNPEEGELRPQLLDRFGMSVEVRTVRDPELRVQVVDQRTAFDSDPDGFNNSVQTTQDALQERVVAAQQLLNQVQLDDDLRLRISAVCGELDVDGLRGDIVTNRAARALAAFEGRTEVDENDVARVVACCLRHRLRKDPLEQIDTGERVVKVFCKVFERPDSADRSAFELALAA is encoded by the coding sequence GTGACGCCAGTCCGCAAGCGCAGGGTCTTCCCCTTCACCCAGGTCGTCGGGCAGGAGGAGATGAAGCTGGCCCTGCTGCTCAACGTGATCGATCCGCGCATTGGCGGCGTGATGATCATGGGCGACCGGGGCACCGGTAAATCGACCACGATCCGGGCCCTGGCCGACCTGTTGCCCGAAATCGATGTTGTGGCCGGCGACCCCTACAACAGCTCCCCGGTGGACCCCGACCTGCAGAGCGCCGAGGTGCGTGCCCGGGCCGAGCAGGGGGAGTCGCTGCCGGTGGAGCCCCGCCAGGTGCCGATGGTCGACCTGCCCCTGGGAGCCACGGAAGATCGCCTCTGCGGCACCATCGACATCGAGAAGGCCCTCAGCGAGGGCGTTCGCGCCTTTGAACCCGGCCTGCTGGCCAAGGCCAACCGCGGCCTGCTCTACGTCGATGAGGTGAACCTGCTCGACGACCACCTGGTGGACGTGCTGCTGGATTCAGCCGCCTCAGGCTGGAACACGGTGGAGCGCGAAGGGGTGAGTGTGCGCCACCCCGCCCGCTTCGTGCTGATCGGCTCGGGCAACCCGGAGGAGGGGGAGCTGCGGCCCCAGCTGCTCGATCGCTTCGGCATGAGTGTGGAGGTGCGCACCGTGCGCGATCCGGAGCTGCGGGTGCAGGTGGTGGATCAGCGCACCGCCTTCGACAGCGACCCCGACGGCTTCAACAACTCCGTGCAGACAACTCAAGACGCCCTGCAGGAGAGGGTGGTGGCGGCCCAGCAACTGCTCAATCAGGTGCAGCTCGACGACGACCTACGGCTGCGGATCAGCGCCGTCTGCGGCGAGCTGGATGTGGATGGCCTGCGCGGCGACATCGTCACCAACCGGGCCGCCCGGGCCCTGGCGGCCTTCGAGGGGCGCACTGAGGTGGACGAAAACGACGTGGCCCGGGTGGTGGCCTGCTGCCTGCGCCACCGCCTGCGCAAGGACCCCCTCGAGCAGATCGACACGGGCGAAAGAGTCGTGAAGGTGTTCTGCAAGGTGTTCGAGCGGCCCGACTCCGCCGACCGCAGCGCCTTCGAACTGGCCCTGGCTGCCTAG
- a CDS encoding DUF3370 domain-containing protein, with amino-acid sequence MNRPRLLQAGWLPLLLLTSLAGPAALAQPAPVVLRPQSVAPLPGGLDRVLLVNDNNPELIREPGILLSTFPGTGRGVPAAHLDVALNGRFDLFSHHVYAGKPESLDSTLWLAVLAAPRGPGPVTLKLLAGSTALSQAIEPGQAGAPFLPLPALMVQGTTPVWAGPGSRVATELLSRQRSPELPASWTLTPGAPTTLIMLPLPVRGLDPLLNGRNLQLRLESSAPVSLATLAAFGRGNEPPAASSWAALLEGGLSPREHSPTPRGSKGGMVYSRVSGVQVGSTWRTRITDPGKSWLSVSRAPISWPISSLERGSLGSGQVQTAELQAFYPGTAWAAHGNYGVEYDLSIPLRNDTTKPVALQLALESPLKGDAASGGLRFKSTSGSTNGSTSGSRPVMFRGTVEVTGLDGASPGSRPLGRRSFHLVQRAGEPSPAFGTISLAPGASRQLQVRLIYPADATPPQVLSLLPVPDPAINPAVEPAVKQSESTPATRP; translated from the coding sequence ATGAACCGTCCTCGCCTGCTCCAGGCCGGCTGGCTGCCCCTGCTGCTGCTAACCAGCCTGGCTGGCCCCGCCGCCCTGGCCCAGCCCGCCCCCGTCGTGTTGCGTCCCCAGAGCGTTGCCCCCCTGCCCGGGGGCCTGGATCGGGTGCTGCTGGTGAATGACAACAATCCCGAGCTGATTCGCGAGCCCGGGATCCTGCTTTCCACTTTCCCCGGCACTGGTCGCGGCGTGCCTGCAGCCCACCTGGATGTGGCCTTGAACGGCCGCTTTGATCTGTTCAGCCACCACGTGTATGCGGGCAAGCCGGAGAGCCTCGACTCCACCCTTTGGCTGGCGGTGCTGGCGGCGCCCCGCGGCCCCGGGCCCGTGACCCTGAAGCTGCTGGCCGGCTCCACCGCCCTATCGCAAGCCATCGAACCCGGCCAGGCCGGCGCCCCATTCCTGCCCCTGCCCGCCCTGATGGTGCAGGGCACCACCCCGGTGTGGGCTGGCCCCGGCAGCCGCGTGGCCACCGAATTGCTCTCCCGCCAGCGCAGCCCCGAGCTGCCCGCCAGCTGGACCCTGACCCCGGGCGCTCCCACCACCCTGATCATGTTGCCCCTGCCGGTGCGGGGTCTGGACCCCCTGCTCAACGGCCGCAACCTGCAGCTGCGGCTGGAGAGCTCGGCCCCAGTGAGCCTGGCCACCCTGGCGGCCTTCGGCCGGGGCAATGAGCCGCCGGCCGCCTCTAGCTGGGCCGCCCTGCTGGAGGGGGGCCTCAGCCCCCGCGAGCACAGCCCCACCCCGCGGGGCAGCAAGGGGGGGATGGTGTACTCGCGGGTGAGTGGGGTGCAGGTGGGCAGCACCTGGCGCACCCGCATCACCGATCCGGGCAAGAGCTGGCTGAGCGTGAGCCGGGCGCCGATCTCCTGGCCGATCAGCAGCCTGGAGCGGGGCAGCCTCGGCAGCGGCCAGGTGCAGACCGCCGAGCTGCAGGCCTTCTACCCAGGCACCGCCTGGGCCGCCCACGGCAACTACGGCGTCGAATACGACCTCAGCATTCCGCTCCGCAACGACACCACTAAGCCGGTGGCCCTGCAGCTGGCCCTGGAATCACCGCTCAAGGGCGATGCCGCCAGCGGTGGCCTGCGCTTCAAAAGCACTAGCGGCAGCACTAATGGCAGCACAAGTGGCAGTCGGCCGGTGATGTTCCGCGGCACGGTGGAGGTGACGGGCCTTGATGGCGCCAGCCCGGGCAGCCGGCCCCTTGGCCGGCGCAGCTTCCATTTGGTGCAGCGGGCCGGTGAGCCCAGCCCCGCCTTCGGCACCATCAGCCTGGCGCCAGGGGCCAGCCGCCAGCTGCAGGTGCGGTTGATCTATCCGGCCGATGCCACCCCGCCCCAGGTGCTCAGCCTGTTGCCGGTGCCAGATCCAGCAATTAATCCAGCTGTGGAGCCAGCTGTGAAACAATCCGAATCAACTCCAGCCACTCGTCCGTGA
- a CDS encoding serine hydrolase, translated as MSAGRPTRPPNSSWGQPLRLVLRLVVMGIGLGVITGTSLKLLAPRLAQGAGDAAEPKPELAKSGKGLSQGSFEPRTELTALSQRWGQLAAVHKELTASGFLLVLDDGRYAQLQPDLPLPAASSIKTPILLAGLEDLDSGKLGWNDPLALTKELVGGGAGWMASRPVGTRFPFFEAATEMIRVSDNSATNLLIKKLGGKTVLNERFIAMNLPSTAVNNWLPDLNGTNTTSSRDLARAIALVDTGESLSPRARDLFREIMGKSRTNTLIPLGLLQGLGKDAADPDSELLSFGITTYNKTGDIGIAYSDAALIQLPTGQRAVAAFMVKGPFNDPRSTDLIRAMAGEVAKTLVGRK; from the coding sequence GTGTCCGCCGGCCGGCCAACCCGTCCCCCCAACAGCAGCTGGGGCCAACCCCTGCGCCTGGTGTTGCGTCTGGTGGTAATGGGCATCGGCCTGGGGGTGATCACCGGCACCAGCCTCAAGCTGCTGGCGCCCCGCCTGGCCCAGGGCGCCGGCGATGCCGCCGAACCCAAGCCAGAGCTGGCCAAAAGCGGCAAGGGGCTCAGCCAGGGCTCATTTGAGCCCCGCACCGAGCTGACAGCCTTGAGCCAGCGCTGGGGCCAACTGGCCGCAGTCCACAAAGAACTCACCGCCAGCGGCTTCCTGCTGGTGCTCGACGACGGCCGCTACGCCCAGCTCCAGCCCGACCTGCCCCTGCCCGCCGCCAGCTCGATCAAGACGCCGATCCTGCTGGCGGGCCTCGAAGACCTCGACAGCGGCAAGCTGGGCTGGAACGATCCCCTCGCCCTGACCAAGGAACTGGTGGGCGGCGGCGCCGGCTGGATGGCCAGCCGACCGGTTGGTACGCGCTTTCCCTTCTTTGAGGCGGCCACGGAGATGATCCGGGTGAGCGACAACAGCGCCACCAACCTGCTGATCAAAAAGCTGGGCGGCAAAACCGTCTTGAACGAACGCTTCATTGCCATGAACTTGCCCTCGACGGCGGTGAACAACTGGCTGCCCGACCTCAACGGCACCAACACCACCAGCAGCCGTGACCTGGCCAGGGCGATAGCCCTGGTGGACACCGGCGAAAGTCTCAGCCCCCGGGCCCGCGACCTGTTTCGCGAAATCATGGGCAAATCCCGCACCAACACCCTGATTCCTTTGGGCCTGCTGCAGGGCCTCGGCAAGGACGCCGCGGACCCCGACAGCGAGCTGCTGAGCTTCGGGATCACCACTTACAACAAAACTGGTGACATCGGCATCGCCTACTCCGATGCGGCCCTGATCCAACTGCCCACCGGCCAGCGGGCCGTGGCTGCGTTCATGGTGAAGGGCCCTTTCAACGACCCCCGTTCCACCGATTTGATCCGTGCCATGGCTGGCGAAGTGGCCAAAACCTTGGTGGGCCGCAAATGA
- a CDS encoding RNA methyltransferase: MSRASELVVVLVEPAGPLNVGSVARLCANFEVAELRLVAPRCDHLGAEARLLAVHGAWVLEQARLFPSLAAALADCRRVVATSGRRDGEPLPLLTPEPALHWLRQGSAPLALVFGREDRGLSNDELLQAGRLLTLGSGAAYPSLNLSHAVAMVLHSWRGLQAPPSSAQPLPEPCQRQEIEAMLGDAENLLLEVGFLHPHTAQARMAKLRGLLQRAQASSEEVALVRGMVRQLRWASERGDRPGRTP; encoded by the coding sequence GTGAGCAGAGCGAGCGAACTCGTGGTGGTGCTGGTGGAGCCCGCAGGTCCGTTGAATGTGGGCAGCGTCGCCAGGCTCTGCGCCAATTTCGAAGTCGCCGAGCTGCGTCTGGTGGCCCCCCGCTGCGACCATTTGGGCGCAGAGGCCCGGCTCCTGGCGGTGCACGGGGCCTGGGTGCTCGAGCAGGCCCGCCTCTTCCCCAGCCTGGCCGCCGCCCTGGCCGACTGCCGCCGGGTGGTGGCCACCAGCGGCCGGCGGGACGGCGAACCCCTGCCCCTGCTGACGCCCGAGCCAGCCCTGCACTGGCTGCGGCAGGGGAGCGCGCCCCTTGCCCTGGTCTTCGGTCGGGAGGACCGGGGCCTCAGCAACGACGAGCTGCTTCAGGCCGGCCGGCTGCTCACCCTGGGCAGCGGTGCGGCCTACCCATCACTCAACCTCTCCCACGCCGTCGCCATGGTGCTGCACAGCTGGCGTGGCCTGCAGGCCCCGCCCAGCTCCGCCCAGCCCCTGCCCGAACCATGCCAGCGCCAGGAAATTGAAGCCATGCTCGGCGACGCCGAAAACCTCCTGCTCGAGGTGGGTTTCCTCCATCCCCACACCGCCCAGGCCCGCATGGCCAAGCTGCGGGGGCTGCTACAGCGGGCCCAGGCCTCCAGCGAGGAGGTGGCGCTGGTGAGGGGCATGGTGCGCCAGCTGCGCTGGGCCAGTGAGCGCGGCGACAGGCCTGGACGGACCCCTTAG
- a CDS encoding cytochrome c, with the protein MAAAACIVALLLVLPAAQADPYTRQALGLSGSAENGGLLFRVNCAGCHGIAGQGLVGPNLHGVAERKNSRQLIQQVVSGRTPPMPRFQPEPQAMADLLAYLNGLV; encoded by the coding sequence ATGGCCGCTGCGGCCTGCATCGTGGCCCTGTTGCTGGTGCTCCCCGCAGCCCAGGCCGACCCCTACACCCGCCAGGCCCTGGGGCTCAGCGGTTCGGCTGAAAACGGCGGCCTGCTGTTTCGAGTCAACTGTGCCGGCTGCCACGGCATTGCCGGCCAGGGGCTGGTGGGGCCCAACCTGCACGGCGTGGCCGAACGCAAGAATTCGCGCCAGCTGATCCAGCAGGTGGTCAGTGGGCGCACTCCGCCGATGCCCCGATTCCAGCCCGAACCCCAGGCCATGGCAGACCTGCTGGCCTACCTCAACGGACTGGTGTGA
- the petG gene encoding cytochrome b6-f complex subunit V, which translates to MIEPLLCGIVLGLIPVTLAGLFVAAWNQYRRGTLLD; encoded by the coding sequence ATGATCGAACCCCTGCTCTGCGGCATTGTGCTCGGTCTGATTCCAGTCACCCTCGCCGGCCTGTTTGTGGCGGCCTGGAACCAGTATCGCCGCGGCACCCTGCTCGACTGA
- the rsmD gene encoding 16S rRNA (guanine(966)-N(2))-methyltransferase RsmD — protein MSLRLSGGRRLQSPPGNTARPTSSRVRLAVMNLLAAELPGCAWLDLCSGSGVMACEALQRGALRVVAIEQDCRIAAVARANLDAVGLGLGPSMAQWEVHCREVCRWLAAAGQESFDLIYADPPYAAELYQAIAARVAAGSWLRPGGTLVWECATKTMPAIPDGWHLADQRTYGSSSLMLLNQP, from the coding sequence ATGAGCCTGCGGCTGAGCGGTGGTCGCCGTCTGCAGAGTCCACCTGGAAACACCGCCAGGCCCACCAGTTCCCGGGTGCGCCTGGCGGTGATGAACCTGCTGGCGGCAGAGTTGCCCGGCTGTGCCTGGCTGGATCTGTGTAGCGGCAGCGGCGTGATGGCATGCGAGGCCCTGCAAAGGGGGGCCCTACGGGTCGTGGCGATTGAGCAGGACTGCCGCATCGCCGCCGTCGCCAGGGCCAATCTGGATGCGGTGGGCCTGGGCCTGGGCCCCTCGATGGCCCAGTGGGAGGTGCACTGCCGCGAGGTATGCCGCTGGCTCGCGGCCGCTGGGCAGGAGAGCTTTGATCTGATCTATGCCGATCCGCCCTACGCCGCTGAGCTCTACCAAGCCATCGCCGCAAGGGTGGCCGCAGGCAGCTGGCTCAGGCCCGGTGGAACTCTGGTGTGGGAATGCGCGACCAAAACAATGCCAGCCATCCCTGATGGCTGGCACCTGGCTGACCAAAGAACCTATGGCAGCTCCAGCTTGATGCTGCTCAACCAGCCCTAG
- the hisH gene encoding imidazole glycerol phosphate synthase subunit HisH, with protein MSRLGLIDYGMGNLHSVQRGFERLGASVQTVHGAEEMEGCTALVLPGVGAFDPAMERLRQGGLATAISSWCAAGRPLLGICLGLQLLFEASDEGTAAGLGLLKGRVRALPRHPDQPIPHMGWAPLIPSSPSPLLPADAPESWVYFVHSYAADPSDGACNTALVGFGDTAVTAAVWQGAIGACQFHPEKSGPHGEAILRRWLAWLGRP; from the coding sequence ATGAGTCGCCTTGGCCTGATCGATTACGGCATGGGCAACCTGCACTCGGTGCAGCGAGGCTTCGAACGTCTGGGCGCTTCAGTTCAGACCGTGCATGGCGCCGAGGAGATGGAGGGCTGCACGGCCCTGGTGCTGCCGGGGGTGGGGGCCTTCGACCCGGCCATGGAGCGGTTGCGCCAGGGGGGCCTGGCCACCGCAATCAGCTCCTGGTGCGCAGCAGGGCGGCCGCTGCTGGGCATCTGCCTGGGCCTCCAGCTGCTATTTGAGGCCAGCGATGAGGGCACAGCTGCCGGCTTGGGCCTGCTCAAGGGTCGTGTGCGGGCCCTGCCGCGTCACCCGGACCAACCGATACCCCACATGGGCTGGGCGCCGCTGATCCCCTCCAGCCCCAGCCCCCTGCTGCCCGCCGACGCCCCCGAGAGCTGGGTGTACTTCGTGCACTCCTATGCCGCCGATCCCAGCGATGGGGCCTGCAACACCGCCCTTGTGGGCTTCGGCGACACCGCCGTCACAGCGGCGGTTTGGCAGGGAGCCATTGGCGCCTGCCAGTTTCACCCGGAGAAATCCGGACCCCACGGCGAGGCCATTCTGCGCCGCTGGCTGGCCTGGCTGGGCCGCCCATGA
- a CDS encoding TIGR00730 family Rossman fold protein: protein MSLLQIGSRERGYQEWRLVSGALADISEALEVFQPHRDTRKITVFGSARTVASDACYELAEQLARSAVEAGFEVMTGAGGGIMEAANSGAGCEASIGLNVDLPFEQHPNRFVSSCGGRLLHFRYFFTRKLFFLRESDALVVLPGGFGTLDELFESLTLIQTGRTPPIPLVLLAPPGDAFWSGWQRDVNQGLAARGLISPEDGDLLIEAHSAEEAVERISHFYRLFHSARLGDDRIELLLKAPLQSEQLDDLNHRFDDLVDQGVIQASETVDDHGLLRPCLYFHFDRRRIGRLYQLLEQLNDLALPPDQTLEQPGRRKPSPQP from the coding sequence GTGTCGTTGTTGCAGATCGGTAGCCGCGAACGCGGCTACCAGGAATGGCGACTGGTCAGTGGGGCCCTCGCTGACATCAGCGAAGCCCTGGAGGTGTTCCAGCCCCACCGGGATACCCGCAAGATCACAGTCTTCGGCTCAGCCCGCACCGTGGCCAGTGATGCCTGCTACGAGCTGGCCGAACAGCTGGCCCGCAGCGCCGTTGAGGCGGGTTTCGAGGTGATGACCGGGGCTGGCGGCGGAATCATGGAAGCCGCCAACAGTGGCGCGGGCTGCGAAGCGAGCATTGGCCTCAATGTGGACCTGCCCTTTGAGCAGCACCCCAACCGCTTTGTCAGCAGCTGCGGCGGCCGACTGCTGCACTTCCGCTATTTCTTCACCCGCAAACTCTTCTTTCTGCGGGAAAGCGATGCCCTCGTCGTTTTACCAGGCGGTTTCGGCACCCTGGATGAATTATTCGAATCACTCACCCTCATCCAGACAGGCCGCACCCCGCCGATTCCCCTGGTGCTGCTTGCCCCCCCAGGCGACGCCTTCTGGAGCGGCTGGCAACGGGATGTCAACCAGGGGCTCGCCGCCCGGGGGCTGATCTCTCCTGAAGACGGTGATCTGCTGATTGAAGCCCACAGCGCTGAAGAGGCGGTGGAGCGCATCAGCCACTTCTACCGCCTGTTCCATTCAGCCCGCCTCGGCGACGACCGCATCGAGCTCCTGCTCAAAGCCCCTCTCCAGAGCGAGCAGCTCGACGACCTCAATCACCGCTTTGACGACTTGGTGGATCAGGGGGTTATCCAGGCCAGCGAAACCGTCGACGACCATGGCCTGCTGCGCCCCTGCCTCTACTTCCACTTCGACCGGCGCCGCATCGGCCGGCTCTATCAACTGCTCGAACAGCTCAACGACCTGGCCCTGCCGCCCGACCAGACATTGGAGCAGCCCGGCCGCCGCAAACCCTCCCCCCAACCATGA
- the trxA gene encoding thioredoxin produces the protein MSSSAAVTDASFEQDVLKSDLPVLIDFWAPWCGPCRMVAPIVDEIASEFEGRIKVFKLNTDENPNVASQYGIRSIPTLMIFKGGQKVDTVVGAVPKTTLSGTISKYL, from the coding sequence ATGTCTAGCTCTGCTGCTGTCACTGACGCTTCCTTTGAGCAGGATGTGCTCAAGAGTGACTTGCCCGTGCTGATTGATTTCTGGGCACCCTGGTGCGGCCCCTGCCGCATGGTGGCGCCGATCGTCGACGAGATCGCCAGCGAATTCGAGGGCAGAATCAAGGTGTTCAAGCTCAACACTGACGAAAACCCCAACGTCGCCAGCCAGTACGGCATCCGCAGCATCCCGACTCTGATGATCTTCAAGGGCGGCCAGAAGGTAGACACCGTCGTGGGTGCGGTTCCCAAAACCACCCTCTCGGGCACTATTTCCAAATACCTCTGA
- a CDS encoding GuaB3 family IMP dehydrogenase-related protein yields MDIQLGRSRTVRRAYGIDEIALVPGSRTVDPATTDSSWSLGGIAREIPIIASAMDGVVDVAMALELSRQGALGVLNLEGVQCRYDDPNPVLDRIAAVGNQEFVPLMQDLYSQPVREDLIRQRIAEIKKGGGIAAVSATPMAALKFGTAIAEAGADLFFVQATVVSTEHLGPEGQASLDLEVLCRTFGVPVVIGNCVTYDVALKLMRAGAAGVLVGIGPGAACTSRGVLGIGIPQATAVADCAAARNEYLAESGRYVPIVADGGIVTGGDICKCLACGADSVMIGSPIARASEAPGRGFHWGMATPSPLLPRGTRIKVGTTGSIETILRGPACLDDGTQNLLGCIRTSMGTLGARTLKEMHGVEVVVAPSLLTEGKVYQKAQQLGMGK; encoded by the coding sequence GTGGATATTCAGCTCGGTCGCTCCCGTACAGTTCGCCGGGCCTACGGCATCGACGAGATCGCCCTGGTGCCGGGGAGTCGCACAGTTGATCCCGCTACAACCGATAGCAGCTGGAGTCTAGGCGGCATCGCTCGGGAGATCCCGATCATCGCCAGTGCCATGGATGGCGTGGTGGATGTGGCGATGGCGCTGGAGCTCAGCCGGCAGGGCGCTCTGGGGGTTCTGAACCTGGAAGGGGTGCAGTGCCGCTACGACGATCCCAATCCCGTGCTGGATCGGATTGCGGCGGTGGGCAATCAGGAGTTCGTGCCGTTGATGCAGGATCTCTACAGCCAGCCCGTGCGCGAAGACCTGATCCGCCAGCGGATCGCCGAGATCAAGAAGGGTGGCGGCATCGCCGCTGTCAGCGCCACCCCGATGGCCGCCCTGAAATTCGGCACGGCGATCGCCGAGGCCGGCGCCGACCTGTTCTTTGTCCAGGCCACGGTGGTGAGTACCGAACACCTCGGCCCCGAAGGCCAGGCCAGCCTGGATCTGGAGGTTCTCTGCCGCACTTTCGGCGTGCCGGTGGTGATCGGCAACTGCGTGACCTACGACGTGGCCCTCAAGCTGATGCGGGCTGGCGCCGCCGGCGTGTTGGTCGGCATCGGCCCGGGAGCCGCCTGCACCAGCCGGGGCGTGCTGGGCATCGGCATCCCCCAGGCCACCGCCGTGGCCGACTGCGCTGCCGCCCGCAACGAATACCTGGCCGAGAGTGGCCGTTACGTGCCGATCGTGGCCGATGGAGGCATCGTCACCGGTGGCGACATCTGCAAGTGTCTTGCCTGCGGCGCCGACTCCGTGATGATCGGTTCGCCCATCGCCCGCGCCAGTGAAGCCCCCGGGCGAGGCTTTCACTGGGGCATGGCAACCCCAAGCCCCCTGCTCCCCCGCGGCACCCGCATCAAGGTGGGCACCACCGGCAGCATAGAGACAATCCTGCGCGGCCCGGCCTGCCTCGACGACGGCACCCAAAACCTGCTGGGCTGCATCCGCACCTCCATGGGCACCCTGGGGGCCCGCACCCTCAAGGAGATGCATGGGGTGGAGGTGGTAGTGGCCCCTTCCCTACTGACCGAGGGCAAGGTGTATCAGAAGGCCCAGCAGCTCGGCATGGGCAAATAG
- a CDS encoding CAAD domain-containing protein — protein MNATPENGNGGPDPEQVPEQAPEPSVATTLSVEASAAPLLAQAGPGDDGPNSGEGGEWELLLQKLREWLNQGQLQSFWAQASKPVTLLAALVGVLLVLRIYGALLGAIESLPLVPGLLELAGVVWMVRYGVPKLLRSSEREQLLGGLSKRWKSFRGQG, from the coding sequence GTGAACGCAACCCCTGAAAACGGGAATGGGGGCCCAGACCCCGAACAAGTTCCCGAACAAGCTCCAGAACCGAGCGTCGCCACCACCTTGAGTGTGGAAGCCAGTGCCGCCCCGCTCCTTGCCCAGGCAGGGCCTGGTGACGATGGACCCAACAGCGGCGAAGGGGGCGAATGGGAGCTACTGCTGCAGAAGCTGCGCGAATGGCTCAATCAGGGCCAACTCCAGAGCTTCTGGGCCCAGGCGAGCAAGCCAGTCACCCTGCTGGCGGCCCTGGTGGGCGTGCTGCTGGTCTTGAGGATCTATGGCGCCCTGCTGGGGGCCATCGAGAGCCTGCCGCTGGTTCCCGGCCTGCTGGAACTGGCCGGTGTGGTCTGGATGGTGCGCTACGGCGTACCCAAACTGTTGCGTAGCAGCGAGCGCGAGCAACTGCTGGGCGGCCTCAGCAAGCGCTGGAAATCCTTTCGCGGCCAGGGCTGA
- a CDS encoding homocysteine biosynthesis protein, translating into MTAPAFPPQSLPQSQPKSQLQCPPRQEGELRQRQEQGELRVRVAAEYRSLVREVGLAEAYAATDVVVAADAGFMDQGCLVLSLGPTDPPIRLRTGLLAGVPGLTGCGSGELVLPIGGGLGEGAALSGAQLLRSLLEGQSLPFNASGEATPLHPRRELHTELSLEQIGAGRLLLHRAISENGIVAVNRAAGPCPSPYGTLLGKAANALYNCGGAGSIGLTMPGLSLLGPGSPVLVGGGLGWVVGAGSGHQPGCKRQASGHARTPGAAAAVSVDLHDLRPEWVRPCFFEGHGSALLVAIAAPVPLVNARVALQAATGPEQLEVPVLDLSVPRRVKPRLASVTYAELLCGEISLKGQPVACAPSHSPRLAAAIAEALVGALCRGEFPLRLPAAALSSRASLLPIEA; encoded by the coding sequence ATGACTGCCCCTGCATTCCCACCCCAATCGCTGCCGCAATCCCAGCCGAAATCCCAGCTCCAGTGCCCGCCGCGCCAGGAGGGCGAGCTGCGCCAGCGGCAGGAGCAAGGCGAGCTGCGGGTGCGGGTCGCCGCCGAATATCGCAGCCTGGTGCGAGAGGTGGGCCTGGCCGAGGCCTATGCCGCCACCGATGTGGTGGTGGCGGCCGATGCGGGCTTCATGGATCAGGGCTGCCTAGTCTTGAGCCTCGGCCCCACCGACCCGCCGATCCGCCTGCGCACCGGCCTCCTGGCGGGCGTGCCCGGGCTGACCGGCTGCGGCAGTGGCGAGCTGGTGCTACCCATCGGCGGCGGCCTGGGGGAGGGGGCCGCCCTGAGCGGCGCCCAGCTGCTCAGGTCCCTGCTGGAAGGCCAATCGCTGCCGTTCAATGCCAGCGGTGAGGCCACCCCACTGCACCCCCGCAGGGAACTGCACACCGAACTCAGCCTCGAGCAGATCGGCGCGGGCCGGTTGCTGCTGCACCGGGCTATCAGCGAAAATGGGATTGTGGCGGTGAACCGAGCCGCAGGTCCCTGCCCGAGCCCCTACGGCACCCTGCTGGGAAAGGCCGCAAATGCCCTCTACAACTGCGGCGGCGCCGGCAGCATTGGCCTCACCATGCCCGGGCTCTCCCTGCTGGGGCCGGGCTCACCGGTGCTGGTAGGGGGTGGCTTGGGTTGGGTGGTTGGGGCGGGCAGCGGCCACCAGCCGGGCTGCAAGCGCCAGGCCAGCGGCCATGCCCGCACCCCCGGGGCCGCCGCCGCGGTCAGCGTCGACCTGCACGACCTGCGGCCGGAATGGGTGCGGCCCTGTTTTTTTGAAGGCCATGGCAGCGCCCTGCTGGTGGCGATCGCGGCACCAGTGCCCCTGGTCAACGCCAGGGTGGCGCTTCAGGCGGCCACCGGTCCTGAGCAGCTGGAGGTCCCGGTGCTCGACCTCTCGGTGCCCCGCCGGGTCAAACCGAGGCTGGCCTCCGTCACCTATGCCGAGCTGCTCTGCGGCGAGATCAGTTTGAAGGGGCAGCCCGTGGCCTGCGCCCCCTCCCACAGCCCGCGGCTGGCGGCCGCTATTGCAGAGGCCCTGGTGGGGGCCCTGTGCCGCGGCGAATTCCCCCTGAGGTTGCCCGCCGCAGCGCTGAGTTCGCGAGCCAGCCTGCTACCGATAGAGGCCTAG